The genomic interval CTCAGATAAATATGGTCAGGGCACCGTGACTCTGCTACTCAAGATATTTGTACATAGAATTTCTTCTTAATCTTGAACTGCACTCTTTTTATTGCAGAATAATTATCCCCTTTCttcatatataaatgtagtaTTATGGTACCTTGTTATTCTGGTAGGCGGTGACTGTGAGAAACTGGGTTTCAGGGAAAACGAAGGAGTGTTGCCCTCCGCCCCATCTCAGCACGTCTCTGGCTTCAATCACATGAATTCTGGGCTGGTAGCGATGCAGCGAGTGCAGGATTATCtggaattaaaagaaaagatgttGACCCAAAATCCACCATGAAGATCAAATCCACCAGTGGAGGGTTGGGCACTGTATTTGTGTCGGATCAGCCAGTGTGGAGTACTCACATGTCCCTGTGAGTCCAGTGTGTTGTTGGTGAGCTTGGCGTAGTGAAACGAGATGGTGCGGCCCTGCCAGTGAGCACCCGTGGCAGGCGAGTCTGGGTGGATGAAAACCCGGTCCGGTAGCCTCGCCTCTGCCCCGCCAACAGCCTGCCAGCCACCACCTTGGAAGCGATAGCGGGAGTTGTCCACCGGGACGATGTCCAGGAGGAGGATGTAACGGAGAGACGGGTTCAGGCCTGAGAGCTTTAACCTCAGCCCGGGGAACATCCGTCTAAGAGTAGACAGTGGACAAAGAGCAGAAAAGATGTAAGAAACAGAAGTTGTGGACATGAACTGAATGGTAGTAGTGAACATAAAGAGAGACTGGGGTCAAAGGTCGTTGCACTATGTTTTCTCACCTGCCCTTCTTAGTGATGATCATCTCTGTGCCCACAGAGCTGAACTGTTTCCATAAAGACGCATTCTCCAGCTCCATCTTCACATCATTTTTGGGAGTTTTGGTGGTTTGGTCGTTGGGGACTGGTGGAGGGGCCAGAAGCCTCGGGGTCAGGACTTTTCCCGCCACGTCACAGGTGGGAGGGAACAACGGCATGTGAGCTGATGCCTGCCGGTCTATgggacaaataaaaacctttacATGAGTGGTTGAAATAAGGCGAACACGTGTAAATTATTGTTGTGTACATATCAGttgtgtaaagaaaagaaaagaaggagaagaaagataTTCTAACTATCTAATTTATCTTATGACGAGttgatgaaaaagtcattttaaagccCCGCCCAGAGGAGGTGAAAAACAAAGCTGATTAAGCTTGATTCCTCTGTGATGAAGAACTTCTTTGGGCTGACAAAGTATTTCAGAAGTAGCCCATTCAAATCTTGGAAAAAGATGCTGGACTTTAAAGGAAACCGTTAAAGAGCATTAAATCATTTCTTCATGTCTTTttcatgcatgtaaacacacacacacacacacacacacacacacacacacacacacacacacacacacacacacacacacacacacacacacacacacacacacacacacacacaaacactctgtcTCACCTCTGTAAAAGCAGTCTCCCATCCTTTGAGGTCCCAGAGCCAAACTGGGGTACATCTCCACGCTCAGCATCTTCctagtttgtgtttgttcttatACTCGTCCTCTTCAGCTGCTGCACAGTAACATTTCACCCTTCAACTCTCATGTTGAGTCCTTGTCAGTTTCCGTATACAGATTTGTGATATCAGTGCTCGGTTGTACTGGAGACCTCTTCTTAAAATGTTTGGTTCTCTGTCACCTCTGTGTCCGTTCCTTTCCCTCTGCTGTCCTTTGGTACTGATGCCCACAGCGGTGACTTGCTCTCTTAAATAGGTGTGTGGAGCTTCACACATGAGGCCAAAtggcccccttttttttaacacgGCTATTCATTTGCCTCCCCTTCTCTCCACACTACACCCTCATCTTCCCTCCTGTCCGTGCtcgacaaacacaaacaacacggGTCATATAGAGAGGTGATTCGCAACATCTAGGGTTTACTTTGGTGTCTGGTTGGAAAATGAGTGTGATTTGTGTAGAAGGTAGGAAAAGTACGTCTACTCAAGTAAGGTTTTTAGTTATGTGTTGAGTATTCTTGTGTACTAATTCTAATTCTTTCTCACTAGAGgcaaatattttgattattactAGATACTTTGCAGATAAGGATTTTACATGCAACCAACAAAAAACCAACTTTGAAGACATGATGTCTTgccaaacattaaatatatatatagtacatttacatttgatactttaagtatatttggattctaatacttttttttttacattgtgatgTTAAAACCACTGACCACTGCATTTTAGAGACAGCTGGCTCTAATGAATCCATTATACAAATGTATCTTCAATTTTATTGAAGATAAGTTATTTGTAGAGAATTTAGACAGCTTCAGTGTGTCCGATGTAAAACAGACAACTGCAATTTGTTACCCGACTTTCCAGATTTTCTGTAATAATTCTTGGTAATGCTCCTCAAATTTCAAATGCCTcttacacatacatataaatcTAGTAGTTTACTGGCAGGACCCCTGTGGCTGTTTGATGACTTGACGACATGTTTCTTCCTCTCAGCAGGGAGTCGGGCCTCGAATGAAGGTGGAAGAGGAAGACAGTTTGGCCGATGGCTACAATTTGGCCACAATACAAACGTGAGCGTCTAGAAGCTTCAATTCAGGTATGAGCTTGGTATTAAAGTCAACTTTGGAATAGCATTTTCTGGAATATTTAACACTAAAACTGTTTAATGAATCGATTCAATGCCCATTATGCCATCACTGGAGGGAAGTTTGGTGATCAGATAGGATTACTAGTTTAAACACACAATGAGGACCACACAGACAAACCTCTGTTTGAAGGACCACACAGTCAATTAGTTAGAATGAGTTGTGGTCGATAATCAGATCCTTCACTATAGTAAATGTAGTAATACCACAATTTGAGAATACTCTTTGGAAGTAGTAGCAATCAAAATGCTACTTAAGGAGAAGTATAAACCAAATGTACCTCAAgttaaagtactcattatgaGGCAGAGTCTCTCCTGTAGTTGTTATATCAATATTCACAATATCAGTGAATAATTATTACTGATGCAGCCTTTTGATGACGTAGCCGGTTGAGAGGGAGCTAATTCTCATGACTTTATAAAGTTTTTGGTTTCAAAAAGTGAAGTGGCTTCAGAGAATACACTATTTCATGACTGCAAACCAGTTGCAGTATGATTCAAGATGTCTTCAGCTAAATAATAGTTGTGTAATCTGCAAAAGAAACTTGAAGTAACGTTAATCATAAATcttcaaaaaatactttaatatgCAAAACGGTAATCTGGTGCTTTTTGGAGGACAAGCCAACGGACCATAAATGCTCTTTAGCAGAGGTTTGCTGTTACATCATAAGTAGAGCTTTTGCAACTAAAACGATCAAACAGAATAAACTGTGTGGTTGCATGGGAGAGTTTTAATGTGAGCAGGATCAATAgttcagaaaagaaaataattaaactcTTCTTTTAATGCTTTCAGATCTACCTGCTCGTAGACATTTCTGTCAGAGTAAAGAGTGACAGCTGGAGTCACTTCACAGGAGTGAAGTATAAATGTTGTTCTAGTTGCTGTTGTCTTTCTCcatctgtgtatgtatgtatgtatacgtGTGTTGGAGGAGATAAAAGCTAGTGAGGTCTGAGGGGAAGTGGAGGTGTGAGCGCCACACTGAGAGAGAGGTCATTACCTTGATGGGGGCAGCGAGGTGTGTGTGATGGctcttaatgtttttatgaactGACAGGTGTGTCAGCCACCAGACTCTGTATCGGCCCATGATGAGGACTGttacttgtttgtttgcttttctttttaacaccATTACTGGAGTGGGGGCAGGTGGTGTGTGCTGTTCAAAGTGCATAAGGTATTACCATAGGCCTGCTCTCTGACATGTATGTGCTAAGTTGTTTGATATGCTACTTTGTTTGCTCAATGAGGCCTTAAGGTCAGGTTactgaaaaaaagaggataCCATAGGaggcatttgttttaaaatgttcgTTGTTGGCTCAGACGTTCCTGCTGTTCGAACACTTCCTGCATAACAGGGGGTTGTCCAAATTTCTCCGGCATGTTTACGATGGAACGACAAGGCTTTTAATCTGACGGGGATTACTGTTTCTGTGAGCCAGATGccaaaaaactcttccttttAAGGAATATTTGTGGATGCTGAAATTCACTCTCCACACCACCAAAGGGCACACTTGATGTCATACATTACTTGGATTAAAAACACACCGTGTGTTGTCCCTAAATAAATCCTCTGCTTGCCAAAGGGCCATGCATTCAGGTTAAATGCTTTATCTTTTTGTGGGCTGAGGATATTTTGCCTCACCCAACACACCTACAGACCATTTCTATAATCAACCAgaacctgtttttatttaggAAATGAATAACAGGAAAAGGAAGCACTTTTCATTATTACATGAGGCtcagatatatttaaataatattttatggATACTAGATAGTTACATAAAGAGCCTGCatggaaaatatttattattttcctcgTTGCAATCATATCATGCACATCCATTTCAATCGCTCCATTTGAAAAAGCGGAAGGTGCTTTTGTAGTTTTGATTTCATCCAATCAAAACAGTGAAGATATATCCACCAGACTAACTGGTGCAGCTGTAGCTCCAAGGCGGTCAGACCACCTCCAGCGGGTCTCTGTCAGCCTTCGACACCACCACGGTTACACTGTCAGGAAGACGCACAGCCAGCTTCTCCCTGAACACAGCCAGAAACCCACGCTCACTGTTGCTATGGTCACTGAGGAGGACGTTAGTTCCCTTCGCCACGGCGTCTAGCACTTCATGGTGGGACATCTCACCTGAATAAAGGATATGATTATAACAATGTCAAGCAAATAAtttgacagttaaaaaaaaaaatagaatcaGTTATTTATCATTGATTTGAATGAAGATTACTTAAAATGTCTACCTGTGATGTAGAGGTCTGCCTTGACTCCGTTCAGTACAGAGGCCCCAGATCCagcacacacagccacagtACACACAGAGGACTCTGAAAAATACCAGAATAACGACTTACTGACGAGCACATTTAGATCTCTTGGTTTGTTCCACAAGCTTCACCTTTGATCGctaaatttaaaacattagatCATTCAGGTCTAATGGCTAAGGGTTCATATCCTTCATATTGTGTACATGTTTATTTAACTTATAACACGGGTTCAGTTTGTACAAGAGTTCCTTACCTAGCGTCTGCCCAAGTCCCAGAGCCAAACGCAGGTGACTCAAACCCAAGTGGGACTTCATTTTCTGGATGGCTGTTGTCAGGGTTACTGGCTGGTCCAAAACACTTAGTCGTCCTTGGCCATGGCCGGGTAGAGGGGGCTGCAGGGAGGGCAAGGTGGGCAgttagtcaaaaaaaaaagaagtaactACCACACATAAAACAGGATATCAGTttatcatactatgactttccaTCAACGGCTTTGTGATTTGTAAAGAGTAGCTTTTTAAAAGGATCAATATAGAGCTCTGTTTCCTTATTAAATAAATccctgtttctttgtgtttctgaaacaacaaatttcattttcagtaaacagaaactgtgtaattaatgtTCAAATTACTGAATCTGTTGATGTTCTTCAATTCATTATGTAACAGTAAAGTGTTTGTGCTGTACCTTTTCAAACTTCAGGATGCTGAGGGAGAGGCTGGGGGCATTGTGTCGTAGCAGAGTCTGGACACTCGGTGTCAGCGCTGAGTCACTGCAGGTTACGCTGACATGGACCTCGCTGTTGTCCGGTCTGTTGTGAGGGGAAATAAACCATAATTAACTGGTGCAAAGGTCCTTAGTGGTGATCAGTGggtttttgcatgtttaaacCTATTATCTATATATTCTGTATACCTTTCATTATTACTGACCATGTTTAAATTAACATAGATGACTAGTTTCTGTTCTTTTCAGTATTTTGAGAAAGTTCGCACTTGCTTATAATAGGCAATCATTCAGAGTGCATGATTTTTAGCATTTTACGAGGAGTCAACGTTATGGAACCAGCTTGTGGTAATGAAGCTGGGAAAAGGTTTCTGTGTGTCAGGCTTTTGCCAGAAGCTTTGATATCCAAGGTGTGAAAGTCAACTCCAGAATTGCCTTCACAAGCTAATTAGCTTGAAGATCAGAACCAGAATAATAAACAAAGACTGGATGTTGTGAATACTGTAGCAGTGGCTGTTTCTTCATTACAACTGACACTCAAATATTGCACAAACACAGGTTTCacaactttgaaaaaaacagatttcaagGTTGCTGTGTTGTGTCGTAAAAGTTTCAGTTGATTTCGTTCTGCACTGAAATGAAGGAATTACAGTAAAGGGTGCTTgtataacagaaaataaatgtaaagcgTTTTGGAAATTGTCTGCAGTTAGGATAAGTATATGGAACTTGTAGTTAAAAGGTTAATAAACTTGTTTAACCAGCAAACTGGTCCTTCATTTAAAGTCTAGTCAATAAGTGCTTATTCGTGGACACATCTTAGTTCTACTCAAACACGAACAGGACCTGCTGACTGAGTGTTGTAGTGTCGTTTCACTGTCACAAGCCTTCAGTTCCTCCATAACACCGTTTAGTTCCTCCGTGCTTTTGACTGTGAACTCCAGTTTGTGATTTTGGGAGGCACCACCGAGGGCCTGACTCAGCACAGACACCTGCCCGCTACCTGAGAATCAGAGATAGAAACCAGAGACAAGATGGAGGACACTTGGTGAGAATAGTTGACCAGTGGGTCAGTGTTATGTTTCACAACATTTTAGCCTATACCTTTATAAAATATGCAAGTcctgtaggtgtgtgtgagacattTTCCATCAGAACGTCATCTTACCGAGTCCCCCGACCAGCCAGTCGTTCACGCCTCCTTTAACACTATCCCACGAAGTGTGAGGGGAGAAGATCGCCATCCTGGCCTCCACAGCCCGGATGATCAATCGCTGCTTCCAGTCTTTCTGAACCAGACGCTTGATTGGGCGGAACAACGGCGGGTGATACGAAATGATGAGATCACAGCTCATGGCCTCTGCTTCGTCCATGACGGTGTCTGTGAGGTCGTTGGTGAGCAGGATGGTTTTAACAGGCCGAGGTTTGCTAGGCTCGACCAGTAGGCCGACATTATCCCACGACTCAGCCAGAGACAGAGGGGCGAGCTGCTCCAACACCTGCTGAACTTCTTTAAGCTCCATCAGGCCTGAACGgtgagcagaaagagagaggcagcggGTGGGAGAGGAGTGAAGGGATGAGTGTAGGGGGACCGGCGTTTGTTTGCTTGTAAAGAAGCCGTGACTGTGAGATGATgagaagagagatggagggatggatgaaaCTGTTgaggcagaggagcagagagcagCCTGGGAGGTCAAACTCCTCCTGGTATAAAGTCTTCTATaggtgagggagaaaaaagtcCAAGAAAGGCTTCTACATCCGGTCAACATCAGTGGAGACCTGTGTGGACAGATAGATCACTGAGTCATAACTTAATAAATAAGAGCTAGTGAAGTTAGTTAGCTTACAACCTGAACTTTATATGTTAGCCCAATATCTAATCTAATGAGATAGACAATGAAAATATGTGGGCCTGAAgcctaatattgttttatgaaTAAAGGGCTGTAACGCATTTTTAACTTGCAGTACACGTGTTCTACAACCACAAGTGGTGACTGGCACTGACTGCTGGGAAGCATGCAGCTAACAGCAGAGCTAGCTACtcagctaacattagctgctAATACAGACTAAAAACACACCATCCACTTATCAATGTGTGTATCAGTAAACGTGTCATACTTTCGCTTTTCCTTTCACTATAAAGTTAGAAGACTACTTGCGTTCTGTTGTCGTACACATTTCCTCTGTGAGTACACTTACTGGAGGACGCGTTTGTCCCTTTCCGGCTTCCGTTTcttaaatcatttgttttgattGGACAGTAGAAAAGTGGcgaagtacagtaccagtcaaacgtttggacacaccttctcattcaatggtttttctttatttttatttttatttttttctacattgtagattaatattgaagacatccaaactatgaaggaacacatatggaattatgtggtaaacaaacaaatgctcaacaaaccagaatatgttttatattttatattcttcaaagtagttgaatgagaaggtgtgtccaaacttttgactggtactgtatgtgcttGTAATGCATTGGCATCAACGGAAAGACTACTTAAATAGCTTTGTTTCAGTCAAATATCATGTTGgataaattatgttaaatttaaaatgtttatttttggaaacatttattctattatttgtttccattcttatatgaaaatattcagTGGGACTTGGATTTTTTTGGCAGGTTAGAAAACTCCATTGAACTGCATTTAAGAAACactaaaactgaaatattagCCTACACACTAGTGTGAGAATAATAAGTACTGGTTATTATTAAAACAGATGGACTAATCACATCTACTCGGTGGTagaggacttttatttttatctgcaaaTGGCATTACttgacattttcacacacaaataagTGGGGTAAAAAAGCTGTTTCCAACTTGTTTTGATGAAGCTGAGAGCAGGGTAGAATATGCCATGTAATAACATAGAGGAAGGCTATAAACCTTGGAGgattaatttttttatctgttatgAAACTGAATTCAGATTCTAGTCAGTAGCCTTCAAATGTAGGAAGctgcacttttattttgttttgcatgaaCACATCAATATAGTTGACTTCTCTAGAAAAGGAATGgaatcaaaaatattaaaacatatatacttttttaaaagcatGTATAACATTGTATTACTACAACTTTCAGTGAACGTTGACATTTTTTGCAGAAAGAAATGTAATCAGATGGAGCTAAATGAACAATGTAATCGGGTCATTAAAgcacaacacacaacatatgTGGCCGTCAAAGTCAGTTCTATCTTTGACCcttttaataaataagtattgatttaacatttcaataatattatcgtgataaaaaaacacaagtccCTTAAAATCACATGTTTGTGAATTTGGATTCAGTGATTTGTGAAAAACCTGTTCAACTAGAACATTATAAAGGTGTTGGTATGATGTAAATCTGTTCATAtgtaatgttattaaaaaaaatcacagattaATGTAAGCAGGAAAGGACTAGATGACTTTGATAAACTTAACTCTTGCTGGGCTGGTGGTCATGCAGCAGATACCCTGAGTGTAAATATTACTACTTCTCAGAAAGATTACCAAGActattgaaataaacaaatctaCACACGCAAACAAAGACAAGGCAGAGGGTTATCAATGTCAGGAGATGATTGCAAATGGTTAAACCGCAGTTCTCATTAAGTGCATGACAACAAGCTGCTGGGCAGAGTGGCTACCTCCAAACTGAGTCGGAGAGCGACTGCGGGAGAGATTATTCTGGATTAATGCAATAAAGGTCGATGCTGGATGTTAGAGGGATCAGGGGAGGATCAGGGCAAAGGCCAGGCAGCGAGCATTACATCATCTGATTCTTCCTTTGACCATATCAACCTCCCTTCACACTACATGCCTGAGTTTAAGTCGAA from Anoplopoma fimbria isolate UVic2021 breed Golden Eagle Sablefish chromosome 5, Afim_UVic_2022, whole genome shotgun sequence carries:
- the nif3l1 gene encoding NIF3-like protein 1; its protein translation is MLTGCRSLSWTFFSLTYRRLYTRRSLTSQAALCSSASTVSSIPPSLFSSSHSHGFFTSKQTPVPLHSSLHSSPTRCLSLSAHRSGLMELKEVQQVLEQLAPLSLAESWDNVGLLVEPSKPRPVKTILLTNDLTDTVMDEAEAMSCDLIISYHPPLFRPIKRLVQKDWKQRLIIRAVEARMAIFSPHTSWDSVKGGVNDWLVGGLGSGQVSVLSQALGGASQNHKLEFTVKSTEELNGVMEELKACDSETTLQHSVSRPDNSEVHVSVTCSDSALTPSVQTLLRHNAPSLSLSILKFEKPPLPGHGQGRLSVLDQPVTLTTAIQKMKSHLGLSHLRLALGLGQTLESSVCTVAVCAGSGASVLNGVKADLYITGEMSHHEVLDAVAKGTNVLLSDHSNSERGFLAVFREKLAVRLPDSVTVVVSKADRDPLEVV